The sequence AATTATTGAATACATAAAGTACAAAATGTTGAATGAATAAATTGGAATGTTTTGTCACGTTATTTCATTTGCTATTGACTCAATTTgcttctttgtttttgtttttagtttttggttctgctttactttttatttcttttacaccAGTTGTGATACTGTGATAATTTGATTATAATAGGTTTTTAATTGAAAGTACAttaagcctgtaattcagtggttgtcgtttgtttatataagtgttacatatttgtttttcgttctttttttttttgtatataaataaggtcgttagttttctcgtttgaattattttacattgccttatcggggcctttcatGGCTGACtaggcggtatgggctttgctcattgttgaagaccgtacggtggcCTGACTCtgctaaagttgttaatgtctgtgtcattttgctctcttgtggacagttgtatcatttgcaattataccacatcttctttttatatgtattgacaaagaACATTCGATACTCATTTCTCTCAAAATTTACAGGAACTTGTCAAGAAGCGACAAACAATAATCAACTTTCatctttcaatatatattttgaggTAAAATAGAGACACAATTGGAAAGtaccatatttaaaaaaaaatatcacgagGCACTGTagaataattttcataacaGCGTGAAAAACCGCAATACTTATGTTGGTAATTATACTGAATCATTTTCCTATAACACGTGTTGCATTTTGTCTTCGGCTTCCATATCGATAACAGTGATTTTACTCTCTGACACTCAGTCTGTCAGAGGCCTTCCAGTGggaatttaaaaagaataaaaaagtgAAGTATTTATGCAGATGCgcgagaagaaaaaaaaaaggattaagTATTCAACATTGAAATCAACACACGAGGTTTAGTTAGGTTTTCTGCTATTTATTCGTATTGTTTTATTCATGCGTTAGAACCTTTGGCGACCCCATATTTAAAGTGCCTATAACACATACGATTTGTAAAGTAGGTGTTACAGACATCTGACCCAGTAATCTGAAAAACCTAAGCGCGCCAAGAAATGGTCTTGTCTACACTGTTATGAAAATGATTCTACTAATGAATTAATGCTTATGGCAGACAACTATATTATGACCTTTAACCttataaacaaatttgtttcCGACTTCAAATGGTTGTTTTTAAGTTGTCTGTTTTcgttcatttgaaaaaaatatatatgaaaataaaagtttaccTTCGCATatgtttgaattttcacagataTCTTTCATTTCTGTGAGTCTACTATAAGGCAGCTCAGCGCTGTACGTCCTATATAAAGGTGCACTCGGTACAAGCTCTCTTAAGAATAGTATGTACTTTGTATAATACTCGAAGTTGTTTTCAAAACATAGTCCATCACTGTGAGTACctgcagaaaaaaaatacatcagtTTTAACATCAATTGATTCTTATACTCAACGTCTTCTCAACGGTTACAAagccattttcaaaatcaatttagtTTTGAATCAGGATAACATAGTCACTTTGCTTGATTGTCGTCGTCTCGTTTGGGTGagtatcataccacatctcccttTTTTGAAGAATGATCGTGTCAAGGGCAATCATACCAGGTTTTCTAATTTGTTTATGTATCTACGCATgatttcaacaataaaagaaCGTTGTCGATTGGAGCTCCTTCTGGTAAATGTGAAATAAGACTGTCTTTTTACTTCTGCAAAAACTGTTCTTTTCCATGTGGCGCATATAGAAAAAGGTGTCATATATTTGACTTATATTAGTATAAAATAAGATAGCGTATTCAAGATTTTTCTGCTGTTACTCCAAATAGAACAACAATTGTTTCTCTAATTTTGTGATCACATGTACAAAGGAGCATAACTCAATGACGGGAGAGTGCTTGATCGTGCTCTAATTTTTCTATTTACAGAAGtgtatttttattaagtttCCTTATATGTAAAGAACCATAACTCAAATTTTACATATGCTTTCTTTTTGGCTAGTTGTATAAGTTTAATTGATCCAACTTAATGTGTACTCTACATTTATGGATATCTATTGTTCTTTTATCTTTTTGGGTGCTTGTTTGTTATCTATATCAACCGCACTTGTAGTAAAAAAGTTACTCCAAATAGAACAACAATTGTTTCTCTAATTTTGTGATCACATGTACAAAGGAGCATAACTCACACGATCACAGCATCagcaaaaaagaaagataatacaaatacattgacgggatgtttaagtaccgagccacgtcttATGAGTATCATCAAAAACAGAACAAACAGTaaacataatattaataatagaacaaagacaaaaaaagaacaatttaacacgttattaagatgataaacaacgtcagtgcACAGAATCTATACACctagaccatcatgtattatttgtgaagttgatacaaaatatttatcaacaaggtcttgtaACCTTccgattaaattttttaaagaaaaaggacgagacgtaaAACACTGCGTAACAACTTACAGcctgagcaacatgaaccccatcaaaaactggggGCGCTATTAGGTGCTCAGGAATGGTAAATATACCCTAATCCACTGTTGGTTTCTGGTTAACTGACTTTTAAACAAAACGTACCATATGGCCATTATTGTCGATAATTATAAACGTTTATTTCCGTAACTTTTGCCGTCAAAACGGATGGTTATAAGAACAATAGGTTGTCTCGTCCGTATACTTGAATGTTTCAACTCCGTAGCTCTTggtcacagattttttttcacatatatttaaaaGGTAACCTAGATATAAAGTTCTACATACCTTCTTTTGGAATTAATACATATCGTTCATTTAATCTCTTGCTGTTCTTAATCACACATAACACATTTGCCTTATAAAAAGTAACATTTTCACCAATGATCGTTGCACCTACGACAAGATGAGATGTTTTAAGATTGTCTTCAATAGATACTGTGTTCCTCTGGCTACAACCATGACACAAGGAAATGGTAAAGATCACTGTTAAAAATACCAACAGGAACATTGTTTACTTGGTTTATTTGTGACCTGGAggttagaaaaaaatgaatgtattCATGTATTGAGAATTAATACCATGCAGTGCTAGAATTGGTAGATATACGTACATTTGTTCATTACTCAGTATTTTCCACTTTCGTTAGTAAAGAAAGCGTAGCATTGATTCAACTTCGAGCACCGAGTTGAACGTCGCTATGCATTCTCGACAAACACAGATATGCATAAAAACAAGCGCTAAAAGTTCGACATTGAGCAAGAGAGAAGCCCAGGTATGTCATGTTCTATACCCAGAAAGAGTGACTGTGACAAATATCAaacgattcaaacgagaacaCCAAACGGCCTGTTTTGTGAAACGAAAATATGATTACAGCATGTAACGAAAATCATTGAATTACATGCTCCTGCTTTGAACAAGCATATGCATAAAATGAAAGGATTAAACGTGTTTGTAGGCACGCTAATATTCGGTGGGACAGTGGGTGCAACAgcataacataaaaacaatctttttaaaTCAGTTGAAAGAGGTTACAAAACCAATGGCTAGATGGAAATCATAAGCTTTGGCTAGCAGCTTATCTAAAGGAAGAAAACCTTGATTAACAAACCCTGGCCCTCCTTGTAAGGGTGTTTGGCGTCAGGCTAATTACCTTGccctgtataaaaaaaaagatgattacaAAAACTAATGAAGTCGTTAAACATGCTTGCCCTTCTAGGGTTGGAGCAGAAGTTGTTTTAATGCAAATGAGATGAGATGAGAAACTATGATATAAACATACTTTAGTCCGTTCTTtaacttataatggtttactttttaaattgttatttgaatggagagttgtctcattggcactcacaccacgtCTTCCTATATCTTTTGGCATAAATGAACCAAGATGGAACCAAAGTGGAGTTTTGACACTTGTAACAGGTGATGAGATTCTATACTCGGGAAACCAAAATGAAAACGATTACCACACCAAAGGAGTAGCAGTAATGCTTTCCAACAAATCAAAGAAGGGCCTGGTGGAATGGGAACCAGTAAGTGAGAGAATAATGTGGgtgaaactaaaatttaagtgCCAAAACATAACTATCATACAGTGTTATGCACCAACCAATTGTAAAGGAATGTTTTATGAACAACTACAACATGTTTGGGACAACATCCCCAGAAGAG is a genomic window of Mytilus trossulus isolate FHL-02 chromosome 1, PNRI_Mtr1.1.1.hap1, whole genome shotgun sequence containing:
- the LOC134710320 gene encoding uncharacterized protein LOC134710320 — its product is MFLLVFLTVIFTISLCHGCSQRNTVSIEDNLKTSHLVVGATIIGENVTFYKANVLCVIKNSKRLNERYVLIPKEGTHSDGLCFENNFEYYTKYILFLRELVPSAPLYRTYSAELPYSRLTEMKDICENSNICEEGKDSCFSGTGTTIRLVWTIMCVPMVLMYLGYFT